GCCACGCCCACGCCCGAGGACACGCCATTGATCAGCAACCATTCGCCGGCCTGCAGGCGGCCCTGCAACACCAGCATGTCGTGGGCCACGAGCATCGTCAGCGGCATGCTGGCGGCCTCTTCCCAGCTCACGCCGGGTGGCACGTGCATGGCCTCGGCGGTGTCGATCAGCGCGAATTCGGAGAACGCGCCGGCGCATCGGCCCATGACGCGGTCGCCGAGCTGAAAGCCGCTCACGTCGGGACCCAGCGCGAGCACCTCGCCCGCACCCTCGCCGCCGATGGCCTTCCAGCTGCTCAGTTGGCCGTGCAGGCCGCCGGCCAGGAACTCGCCCCGGTTGAGCGATGCGGCGCGCATGCGCACCAGCAGTTGGCGCGGGCCGGGCACGGGCACCGGGCTGTCGCGCAGTTCGAGCACCGAGCCGGTGTCGGTCATTTGCATCCAGTAGGACTGCATGGTTGGTTCTTTCTCCGTGCTTTCTCAACGGCCTGTGAAGACCGGTTTGCGTTTTTGCATGAAGGCCGTGCGGCCTTCGGTGTAGTCGGCGCTCTGGAAACAGCCCTGGATCAGCGAGGTGCACAAGGCATGATCGAGCTCGGGCGAAGGCTTGAGGATTTCGCGCGTGATCGCCTTGCCGGCCATGAGCGTGAGCGGCGCGTTGTCGGCGATGGTCGATGTGTATTCGGCCAGCAACTGCGGCAAGGCGTCGGGCGCGCAGGTGCGTGAGATCAGGCCGAGTTCGCGCGCCTCCAGGGCATCGATGCGGCGCGCGGTGAAGAACAAGTCCTTCGCCGCGCCGGGGCCGATCAGGTCCACCAGGTTCTTCATCGCCGAATAGCGGTAGCCCAGGCCCAGGCGGCCGGCGGGGATGGAGAACACGGCGTCGCTCGCGGCGATGCGGATGTCGCAGGCGATGGCGACGTTCACCCCGCCACCGATGCAATAGCCGTGGATGCAGGCCAGCGTGGGCTTGGGGAAGTCGTGGATGCCCATGAGCGTGGTCTCGGCCATCTTCTCGTAGTAGGCAACGGCCTCGCGTGCGGCGCGCATGTCTTCGAACTGCGAGATGTCCGCGCCCGAGACGAAAGCCTTGTCGCCCGCGCCGGTGAAGGCCACGAGGCGAACGCGCTCGTCGTCCTGCGCTTGCGCGAGCAGCGGCGGCACGGCCTCCCACATGTCCACGGAGAGTGCGTTGTGGCGCGCGGGGTTGTTGAAGCGGATGTGCAGGGTGCGATCGTCGAGCCAGGTCTGCACGCGTTCGGTGGTGGAGATGTAGTCCGAGGTGCTCATCAGTAGACTCCTGCGGCTTTCATGCGGGCGAAGTCCCCGGCGGCCAGGCCCAGTTCTCCAAAGACTTCCTCGGTGTGTTCGCCCCGGCGCGGCGCGGCGCGGGCAATGGTGCTCGGCGTGCGTTCGAGCTGCACCGGCTGGCCGACCATGCGCTGCGGCCCCTGCCACTTCGAGACCACGTTCTTCACCATGCCCAGGTGCTGCACCTGCGGTTCTTCCAGCGCCTCCTGCATCGAGCTGATCAGGCCGCAGGCGACCCCGCCGTTGTTGAATTGCTCGACCCAGTGGGCGCGGTCTTGCTTGGCCAGACGGCGGTTGATGTCGGCGTTGAGCGTTTCGCGGTTCACCGAGCGCGAGGGCTTGTCCCGGTAACGCGGATCGGTGATCCATTCGGGCGCGCCCAGGATGTGGCAGAAGCGCTCCCAGATCTTGGAGCCGAACACGGCGATGTTCATGTAGCCGTCGCGCGCCTTGTAGACGCCGGTGGGAATGCTGGTGGGGTGGAAGTTGCCCGCCTGCGTGGCCACGTCGCCGTCGATCAGGTAGCGCGAGGTCTGGAAATCCATCATGTAGACCATGGACTCCAGCAGCGAGGTGTGCAGCCACTGGCCCTTGCCCGAGGTCTCGCGCTCCAGCAGCGCGACCAGCACGCCCTGCGCGGCGAAGATGCCGGCGCACAGGTCGCCAATGGGAATGCCCACGCGCATCGGGCCGTCGCCTGGCTGGCCAGTCACCGACATGAGCCCGCTCATGCCTTGCGCGATCTGGTCGAAGCCCGGGCGCGAGGCCAGCGGGCCGCTCTGGCCGAAGCCCGAGATGCTGGCGTAGACCAGGCGGGGGTTGGTGGCGACCAGCGATTCGTAGTCGATACCCAGGCGGAATTTCACATCGGGACGGAAGTTCTCCACCACCACGTCGGCGGTGTCGATCAGGCGCTTGAGGGTGGCAATGCCCTCGTCGGTCTTGAGGTTGAGTGTGATGGAGCGCTTGTTGCGGTGGGTGTACTGGTAGTCGGAGCCTTCCTGGCCGCCGAGCGTGTCGTCGCCGCGCATGCTCTCGGGCATCTGCACCTGGATCACGTCGGCGCCCCAGTCGGCGAGCTGGCGGCAGGCGGTGGGGCCGGCG
The sequence above is a segment of the Hydrogenophaga sp. BPS33 genome. Coding sequences within it:
- a CDS encoding enoyl-CoA hydratase; translation: MSTSDYISTTERVQTWLDDRTLHIRFNNPARHNALSVDMWEAVPPLLAQAQDDERVRLVAFTGAGDKAFVSGADISQFEDMRAAREAVAYYEKMAETTLMGIHDFPKPTLACIHGYCIGGGVNVAIACDIRIAASDAVFSIPAGRLGLGYRYSAMKNLVDLIGPGAAKDLFFTARRIDALEARELGLISRTCAPDALPQLLAEYTSTIADNAPLTLMAGKAITREILKPSPELDHALCTSLIQGCFQSADYTEGRTAFMQKRKPVFTGR
- a CDS encoding CaiB/BaiF CoA transferase family protein: MPHLPASTALQRFRVIDLTQVRAGPTACRQLADWGADVIQVQMPESMRGDDTLGGQEGSDYQYTHRNKRSITLNLKTDEGIATLKRLIDTADVVVENFRPDVKFRLGIDYESLVATNPRLVYASISGFGQSGPLASRPGFDQIAQGMSGLMSVTGQPGDGPMRVGIPIGDLCAGIFAAQGVLVALLERETSGKGQWLHTSLLESMVYMMDFQTSRYLIDGDVATQAGNFHPTSIPTGVYKARDGYMNIAVFGSKIWERFCHILGAPEWITDPRYRDKPSRSVNRETLNADINRRLAKQDRAHWVEQFNNGGVACGLISSMQEALEEPQVQHLGMVKNVVSKWQGPQRMVGQPVQLERTPSTIARAAPRRGEHTEEVFGELGLAAGDFARMKAAGVY